In the genome of Dyadobacter fermentans DSM 18053, the window GACAGTCGCTTCCACCATCAAGAATCTCGAAAAGAAGGGCTACCTCACCAGCCGGCTGATCGGCAATGCGTACCTCTACGCCCCGGCGATCAGCGAAGAGGCTTATAAACAGAAGTTTATGGGAAGTGTGGTGAAAGATTATTTCGAAAATTCCTACAAGGAACTGGTGAGTTTTTTCGCGCAGAAAAACAAAATATCGGCCGACGAACTGCGGGAGATTATCGGCATTATAGAAGGTAAAAAGTAACCTCAAACCCAGTCAGCTATGTCGGCATTCCTGGATTACCTGCTCAAATTGTCGGTCAGCTTCGGTTTGATCGCGCTTTTTTACCAGTTTGTGTTGCGCAAGCTCACTTTTTACAACGCCAACCGGCATTATCTGCTGCTGTACTCCGCACTTTGCTTTATCATTCCGCACATCAATATTAACACGGTGATCGAACAAGCACCAGCCACGTTGCCGGCCCGCACGTTTGTCCAAAGCGTGCCCACGATCACACAGGCGCAGGCACCGGCGATCGTCGTGCCGCCGCCAGTGGCAGAAAGCCCCGCCGGCCCTACTCCTACCGACTGGATTGCCATGCTCTGGATCTCCGGCATGGTGGTTATGGTTTCCAGGCTGTGCATGCACATCCGGTCCTACCGGCGCATTAAGGCGGAATCGTGGCTCGTGTCGGACGACGGCGTGAGGATCTACCATTTCGACCTCGAAATCAGCCCGTTCTCCTTCGGAAACTCCATTTTCTATAATCCAACCCTGCACCAGCCCGACGAATTACAGGACATGATCCTGCACGAGTACATCCACGTGCGGCAATGGCATTCGGTGGACGTGATCTGGTCCGAAATCCTGTGCATCATCAACTGGTACAACCCGTTCGTGTGGCTCATCCGCAGCGCGATCCGGCAGAATCTCGAATACATTGCCGATGAGAAAGTGCTCGAAAATCATCCGGATACCAAAGCATACCAGTATTTATTGCTCAAAACGGCCGTTGGTGCCGAGTTTTCGCTCGTCAACCAGTTCGGTTACCATTCCCTGAAACAGCGGATTGTGATGATGAACAAAAATGCTAGCCCGCGTATATTGCTGGCGTGTTTCCTGTTCACACTGCCGCTGCTGGCGGTGATGCTGGCGGCATTCAGGGTTGACCAACCGAAACCAGCGCCCGTGAAACGCATCTTCATGCGGCAATGGCAGTCGGACAAGAAAACCGTGAGCAGCCGGAAGCCCAAAGACCACATTCACCTGGCGGGCCTCTTGTTCGACGCCTCGACCGGCAAGCCGCTTGACCGCGAAATGCTCACTGTGACGCACGACGACCTTACCGTCAAAACGATCATGACCGACGAGGACGGCTACTACTTTGCGGAGGTGCCCGTCAAGATGGAAAAGGGGGTCATGCATTCCTACGAGGTGAAATACCTTAGCAAAGGCCGCGAGCGGTCGATTGCCGGCCAGACTTACCAGCAAGATTACGTCTGGGGCGACGGGTTTAATGTGACCTTCCTCACAACGCAAGGCCCACCGGCTTCGCTGAGCAACCACTACTACATTCCCACCAAGCCATTTTACGACAAGTACGAGCCGCGGCGCGCCCGCTCCGAACTTAAAGCGTACTTACTTCAAAACCTGCGTCCATTCCGCGATGAGGTTGCGCTCAAAATGGATTTCCAGCGAACGCACCGATTCCCGAAAGACGTGATCACACTCTACAAAGGAGGTTATTTCGACCGCAAAAAGGAGCTCGTCGGCTATGAAGGAGAAACCAAACTGTACCTGAACGGCAAGGAAGTCACGCACCGCGAGGTGAATGCGGCATTCAAAAGCTACCCCTATATGCTCAGCTGGGACCAGGAGCGCAGAGCGCCGTCGATGGTGGGCATCTGCACGCAGATCGTTTACCTTACATGCCCGATCCACCGCGACGCCCCGCCAGCAGCCCTCGTAAAAGGCAATGTAGAAGTGCTGGACGCCCCATCCTTCGATCCCGGCAGGCTGCAAACCGAACCGTATATGCTCGACGGTTTCCGCCAGGTGTACGGTGCAAGCAGCAATCTGATGCCTGAAAAGCACGAAATCAAAAGGATTATGCTGCTCAAAGGCCGACTCGCCCGCTACTACGATCCGGCCCTCGACCGGATTTGGTGGATCGAAACGCGGCCTGTGGCCGAAGTATTTGAGCGGCCGGACTTCGCGCGGCGATAATGTATTGTTAATCATGACAAACACAGGTCCGACTCTTGCTGCTGTGCTTTCACACGTCGCGTATGGGCGAGCGTAAGGCTGGGCTTGATGAGCTCCTTGTAAAACGGCACCACCGGTTCGCCCGCGGCAATGCGCTGCGGCCAGTCGGGCGTGGCAATAGCGGCGCGGCCGATGGACACAAGGTCGGCCGCACCGCTATTCAGCAGCGTTTCGGCCAATGCTACGTCATGCATTCCGCCATTGGCGATCACGGGCGATCGGAGAATGCTTTTGGCAATGCTGTTGGACGAAAGGCCGTCCGGATAGAGGCATTCGCGTTCCCAGCGGCCGCCTTCCGCAGCAATATGCACGTAATCCGGGTTAATTTCAGAAA includes:
- a CDS encoding BlaI/MecI/CopY family transcriptional regulator encodes the protein MEKLTTQEQDAMLAVWKTGEGSVKSFMEAMAPPAPPYTTVASTIKNLEKKGYLTSRLIGNAYLYAPAISEEAYKQKFMGSVVKDYFENSYKELVSFFAQKNKISADELREIIGIIEGKK
- a CDS encoding M56 family metallopeptidase → MSAFLDYLLKLSVSFGLIALFYQFVLRKLTFYNANRHYLLLYSALCFIIPHININTVIEQAPATLPARTFVQSVPTITQAQAPAIVVPPPVAESPAGPTPTDWIAMLWISGMVVMVSRLCMHIRSYRRIKAESWLVSDDGVRIYHFDLEISPFSFGNSIFYNPTLHQPDELQDMILHEYIHVRQWHSVDVIWSEILCIINWYNPFVWLIRSAIRQNLEYIADEKVLENHPDTKAYQYLLLKTAVGAEFSLVNQFGYHSLKQRIVMMNKNASPRILLACFLFTLPLLAVMLAAFRVDQPKPAPVKRIFMRQWQSDKKTVSSRKPKDHIHLAGLLFDASTGKPLDREMLTVTHDDLTVKTIMTDEDGYYFAEVPVKMEKGVMHSYEVKYLSKGRERSIAGQTYQQDYVWGDGFNVTFLTTQGPPASLSNHYYIPTKPFYDKYEPRRARSELKAYLLQNLRPFRDEVALKMDFQRTHRFPKDVITLYKGGYFDRKKELVGYEGETKLYLNGKEVTHREVNAAFKSYPYMLSWDQERRAPSMVGICTQIVYLTCPIHRDAPPAALVKGNVEVLDAPSFDPGRLQTEPYMLDGFRQVYGASSNLMPEKHEIKRIMLLKGRLARYYDPALDRIWWIETRPVAEVFERPDFARR